The nucleotide sequence CGGACAACTTCTCGGGCGAGGAATGCAACGCAAAGAGCCAAATCGGTGGGGTGTTTGGCGCTCTTCGTGTCACTGATGACCTGTTGATGAGGAGGGCGTATTTTAGGAAGCAGCAGCTTGACAACAAAACAACATCACCTAACTCTAACTGAAGAGGACAGCCGGTGTGATTTGCTCTTACATTGATATCGCATGCGTATGAATAATGGTCCAATGGAATTGGGAGCGGAGTAAGAAGCTCATGTTGCCTTTATGCATGTAATAATCATGCCTGCCTGCATGGCCCGCTAGCTGTTGGTCCAATGCCTGGCTGCCTGCCTGAACTGGCGTCAATTTCCAGTTTGTTTTTgtaatatataataactcttctgtATTGTGCATTACATTTGCTGCCATAACCTCCCCCCCCCCGTCATACGCTGTCGGTCACTTCAAGGCTGACCGCGAGGAAGCACCGAAGCAGAAGGCGCTCATTGCCCAGCAAGGAGATGATGGTGACATGATGTTGATGTGTAAACTGGTGGACGAGGAGGATCCAAATTCTCAAGCGTTGACTAAAGAAAATCAAGAAGGAAAAAAATAGAATGGGCCGGCCTAGTTTGGactgctgcaggcgcccgtttgcaaattgcagtgtaacgggcgcctgcagcgccaaataggaaatgcccacATAGCAAGGGTTGGAGGAAAAAAACAATTAAGATAATCTAGCCAGCAAGCTTGTCGTCTATCTATAATTCTATATTAGGTAGGGAGAACAAGTCGATGGATTCATGGCCACAACtattattttgattgttatgtgGCCACAACTAAATTAGGTAGCTCCTTCTCAACTGCCTGCGCTGAAATTGGCCAAGCTACTAAAAATAGGCGTCCAAAAGCAAGGAAGCATGCATGCGGTGCTATCTATCTATGTATCTGGTGTATGTGTATGCCTATATAAGAAGGGGAACACCAGCTAGCTAATCTGCTCTCTCGCTGCAAGTGCGCACACACCCACCCACCTGACCAAATATATCCATCATATAACAATAGAGAGGGAGAGAAAGATCATCCATTCATCGACTACCATGGCCATTTCTCTGCTGCCTTACACCGCCTCGGCTCTGCTTGCCATCgtcatcgccgtcgccatcgctgTCGCCCCTACAGTTGTTCGATCGGACCAAGAGCCTGGGCCCAGCATTGAAGCCATCAACGCCACATGCGCGACTGCTACGTACAAATTTGAGTGCACCCATCTGCTACTAAACAACCTGGATGTCAGGACGCCTCAAGTGAAGGACGTGATCGCAATGTCAGTCCAAGTCGTCGCCAagaaggcggcggaggcggccgcaTTCGCCAAGG is from Triticum aestivum cultivar Chinese Spring unplaced genomic scaffold, IWGSC CS RefSeq v2.1 scaffold32749, whole genome shotgun sequence and encodes:
- the LOC123178108 gene encoding uncharacterized protein, with the protein product MAISLLPYTASALLAIVIAVAIAVAPTVVRSDQEPGPSIEAINATCATATYKFECTHLLLNNLDVRTPQVKDVIAMSVQVVAKKAAEAAAFAKAIKKPSKCVTDCLDDLAVLSKHIKT